Proteins encoded by one window of bacterium:
- a CDS encoding insulinase family protein, producing the protein MTITHGFELLRDQEIPELKTRALLFRHLQTGAELLALENDDENKVFGITFRTPPPDSTGIAHIMEHAVLCGSRKYRVKEPFVELVKGSLNTFLNAFTYPDKTCYPVASQNLQDFYNLIEVYLDAVFHPLIPPQTLQQEGWHLEMDNGALLYKGVVFNEMKGSYSSPERLLGEYTQQSLFPGHVYGLDSGGHPRHIPALTYEQFKAFHETYYHPSNARLFFYGDDPTPERLRLVNEYLQDFTRRPVASEIPPLPRWQSPRRLVHAYDAGQEADPSRKGMVTVNWLLTETKDPETTLALSILTHVLVGTPAAPLYKALIDSGLGEDVAGAGLEAELRDMYLSTGLKGIAPAEADKVEELILATLQGLVREGIDPHTIEASLNTIEFSLREKNTGSYPRGLVVMLSALTTWLYDGDPLAPLGFEQPLAAIKAKLAANPRHFEELLQRYLLENPHRSTVILQPQPGLAEQEEAAERERLAVIQAQLSAAEMAGIVAQAEDLKRRQETPDPPEELIKLPFLQREDLDREIRTIPQATLADRGTPVLYHDLFTNGIIYFDLGFNLHLLPPHLLPYVSLFSRTLLEMGTEQEDFVKLMQRIGRKTGGIRASSFTSMRQHQPGSLSWLFLRGKAMRSQCDDLLAILRDVLLTVRLDNYERFRQMVLDEKASQEAGLVPAGHSVVSSRLQACFNEAGWANEQMGGVNYLFFLRQLAQEVDANWPAVHARLEEIRRILVNRNSMLCNLTLEDNDWRDFEPRLQAFLDSLPQGPAAPADWSPQLNGGFEGLTIPAQVNYVGKAANLYRLGYAFHGSVLVITNFLRTTWLWERVRMQGGAYGGFCSFGRHSGVFSFLSYRDPNLLKTIENYDLASQFLAQVSLPPEELTKSIIGTIGDLDAYQLPDAKGYTAMIRHLLGDSDALRQRTRDQVLATTEKDFRAFAEVLAAVQENGLVVVLGSPAAINEANAARNNWLKVTKVL; encoded by the coding sequence ATGACCATCACCCATGGCTTCGAATTGCTGCGGGACCAGGAAATTCCCGAATTGAAAACCCGGGCCTTGCTGTTCCGCCACCTCCAAACCGGCGCAGAACTGCTGGCCCTCGAAAACGATGACGAAAACAAAGTCTTCGGCATCACCTTTCGCACGCCGCCGCCGGATTCCACCGGCATTGCTCACATCATGGAGCATGCCGTGCTGTGCGGCTCGCGCAAATACCGCGTCAAAGAGCCGTTCGTCGAGCTGGTGAAAGGCTCGCTCAATACTTTTCTCAATGCCTTCACCTATCCCGACAAAACCTGCTACCCGGTGGCGAGCCAGAACTTGCAGGACTTCTACAATCTCATCGAAGTCTATCTCGATGCGGTGTTCCATCCGCTCATTCCGCCGCAAACACTGCAGCAGGAGGGCTGGCATCTCGAAATGGACAACGGCGCGCTGCTTTACAAAGGCGTGGTCTTCAATGAAATGAAGGGCAGCTACTCCTCGCCCGAACGTTTGCTGGGAGAATACACGCAGCAATCGCTTTTTCCCGGCCATGTCTACGGCCTGGATTCCGGCGGCCACCCGCGCCACATCCCCGCGCTGACCTACGAGCAGTTCAAAGCCTTTCATGAAACCTACTATCATCCCTCCAACGCGCGCCTCTTCTTCTATGGCGATGATCCCACGCCCGAGCGGTTGCGCTTGGTGAATGAATATCTGCAAGACTTCACGCGCAGGCCCGTGGCTTCGGAAATTCCGCCGCTGCCGCGCTGGCAGTCGCCGCGGCGCCTGGTGCATGCCTATGACGCCGGCCAGGAAGCCGACCCCAGTCGCAAGGGCATGGTGACGGTGAATTGGCTGCTCACCGAAACCAAAGACCCGGAAACCACGCTGGCGCTGAGCATTCTCACGCACGTGTTGGTGGGCACGCCGGCGGCACCGTTGTACAAGGCCCTGATCGATTCCGGTCTCGGCGAAGACGTTGCCGGTGCCGGCCTGGAAGCGGAGCTGCGCGACATGTACCTCTCCACCGGTTTGAAAGGCATCGCGCCCGCGGAGGCGGACAAGGTGGAAGAATTGATTTTGGCCACGCTGCAAGGCCTGGTGCGGGAGGGCATCGATCCCCACACCATCGAGGCCTCGCTCAACACCATCGAGTTCAGCCTGCGGGAGAAGAACACCGGCTCGTATCCGCGCGGCCTGGTGGTGATGTTGAGCGCGCTGACCACGTGGCTCTATGACGGCGATCCGCTCGCGCCGCTCGGCTTCGAGCAGCCGCTGGCGGCGATCAAGGCCAAGCTGGCGGCCAATCCGCGCCACTTCGAAGAATTGCTGCAACGCTATTTGCTGGAGAATCCCCACCGCAGCACCGTGATTCTGCAGCCGCAACCGGGGCTGGCGGAGCAGGAGGAAGCCGCAGAGCGGGAACGCCTGGCAGTGATACAAGCGCAATTGTCCGCGGCCGAAATGGCGGGCATCGTCGCGCAGGCGGAGGACCTCAAGCGCCGCCAGGAAACTCCGGACCCACCGGAAGAGCTGATCAAGCTGCCCTTCTTGCAGCGGGAAGATCTCGACCGCGAGATCCGCACGATTCCCCAGGCAACGCTCGCTGACCGCGGCACGCCGGTGCTGTATCATGATCTATTCACCAACGGCATCATCTACTTCGATCTCGGCTTCAATCTTCACCTGCTGCCGCCGCATTTGCTGCCTTATGTTTCGCTGTTCAGCCGCACGCTGCTGGAGATGGGAACCGAGCAGGAAGATTTCGTGAAGCTGATGCAGCGCATCGGCCGCAAGACCGGCGGCATTCGCGCCTCGTCCTTTACCTCGATGCGCCAGCATCAGCCCGGCAGCCTGTCCTGGCTGTTCCTGCGCGGCAAAGCCATGCGCTCCCAGTGCGATGATCTGCTCGCCATCCTGCGCGATGTGTTGCTCACCGTGCGCCTGGACAACTACGAACGCTTCCGCCAAATGGTGCTGGATGAAAAGGCCAGCCAGGAAGCCGGACTGGTGCCCGCCGGCCACAGCGTGGTCAGCTCGCGGCTGCAGGCGTGCTTCAATGAGGCCGGTTGGGCCAACGAACAAATGGGCGGGGTCAATTATCTTTTCTTCCTGCGGCAGCTCGCGCAGGAAGTCGACGCCAACTGGCCGGCGGTGCACGCGCGCCTCGAAGAAATCCGGCGCATTCTGGTGAATCGCAACAGCATGTTGTGCAATCTCACGCTCGAGGACAACGACTGGCGCGACTTCGAACCGCGGCTGCAGGCCTTTCTCGACAGTCTGCCGCAAGGCCCGGCAGCGCCGGCGGATTGGTCCCCGCAACTCAACGGCGGGTTCGAAGGCTTGACCATTCCGGCGCAGGTGAACTATGTCGGCAAGGCCGCGAATCTCTATCGCCTGGGCTATGCGTTTCACGGCTCGGTTTTGGTGATCACCAACTTCCTGCGCACGACCTGGCTGTGGGAACGCGTGCGCATGCAGGGCGGCGCGTACGGCGGTTTCTGCAGTTTCGGCCGGCATTCCGGCGTGTTCAGCTTTTTGTCATATCGCGATCCCAACCTGCTCAAGACCATCGAGAACTACGATCTGGCCAGCCAGTTTCTCGCGCAAGTTTCGCTGCCGCCGGAGGAATTGACCAAAAGCATCATCGGCACCATCGGCGATCTCGACGCCTACCAACTGCCCGATGCCAAAGGCTACACCGCGATGATCCGCCATCTGCTCGGCGACAGCGATGCGCTGCGCCAACGCACGCGCGACCAAGTGCTGGCCACAACCGAAAAAGATTTCCGCGCCTTTGCCGAAGTGCTGGCGGCGGTGCAGGAGAATGGCCTGGTGGTGGTGCTGGGCTCGCCGGCAGCCATCAACGAAGCGAATGCCGCGCGCAACAACTGGCTGAAGGTGACCAAAGTTCTCTGA
- a CDS encoding 4Fe-4S binding protein, which translates to MPETMQPMSETAKSRPQVARKKIPPGERRLLRAPAQLGRWARWWWRIKNDSQFLRLHVQVAFAALVIWIGVEFVLFVKWLENGGLGPAPERPPGVEGFLPLSGLISLKHWWLTGTVNLIHPAALFILIAIVVLGVLLKKSFCGWLCPIGFLSELHWKLGRWLFGGNWRVPKWLDWPLRSLKYLLLYFFLYAILWQMGLPALDAFINSAYNQVADIKMLQFFQHLDRTGLWIIAVIALLSLPIKNFWCRYLCPYGALLGAGSLISPVKITRNAQRCIDCELCTKACPANIKVHQAKRVHSDECMACLACAQVCPVKDTLDLRTRVPARRVPAPVLAALIAGVFVAITGAAMLAKLWQNSISHEEYLRHMPRIESYGHPGR; encoded by the coding sequence ATGCCGGAGACAATGCAGCCGATGAGCGAGACCGCAAAATCCCGCCCGCAGGTGGCGCGCAAGAAAATTCCGCCGGGAGAGCGGCGCCTGCTCCGCGCGCCCGCCCAGCTCGGCCGGTGGGCCCGCTGGTGGTGGCGCATCAAGAATGATTCACAATTCCTGCGCCTGCACGTGCAAGTCGCCTTTGCTGCACTGGTGATTTGGATCGGTGTGGAATTCGTGCTCTTCGTCAAATGGCTGGAGAACGGCGGCCTCGGACCCGCCCCTGAGCGGCCGCCCGGCGTGGAAGGCTTTCTGCCGTTGAGCGGTTTGATCTCCCTGAAGCACTGGTGGCTCACCGGCACCGTCAATCTGATTCACCCGGCGGCGCTGTTCATCCTGATCGCCATTGTCGTGCTGGGTGTGCTGTTGAAAAAATCATTCTGCGGCTGGCTCTGCCCCATCGGCTTCCTTTCCGAGCTGCACTGGAAGCTGGGCCGCTGGCTGTTTGGTGGCAATTGGCGGGTGCCGAAGTGGCTGGATTGGCCGCTGCGCTCGCTCAAGTATTTGCTGCTCTATTTCTTTCTGTATGCCATCCTCTGGCAGATGGGATTGCCCGCGCTCGATGCCTTCATCAATAGTGCCTACAATCAAGTGGCGGATATCAAGATGCTCCAATTCTTCCAGCATCTCGATCGCACCGGATTGTGGATCATCGCGGTGATCGCGCTGCTGTCGCTGCCGATCAAGAATTTCTGGTGCCGCTATCTGTGCCCCTATGGCGCGCTGCTCGGCGCCGGCAGCTTGATCAGTCCGGTGAAAATCACGCGCAATGCCCAACGCTGCATCGACTGCGAGCTGTGCACCAAAGCCTGCCCTGCGAATATCAAGGTCCATCAAGCAAAGCGCGTGCACTCCGATGAGTGCATGGCATGCCTGGCCTGCGCCCAGGTGTGCCCGGTGAAAGACACGCTCGATTTGCGCACCCGCGTGCCCGCGCGGCGGGTGCCGGCGCCGGTGCTGGCGGCGTTGATCGCTGGCGTGTTTGTCGCCATCACCGGCGCCGCCATGCTCGCCAAGCTCTGGCAGAACTCGATCAGCCATGAAGAATACTTGCGGCACATGCCGCGCATCGAGTCCTACGGACATCCGGGAAGATGA
- a CDS encoding 2-oxo acid dehydrogenase subunit E2, with product MAKIDMVMPQMGESIAEGTILKWLKNVGDKIERDETILEISTDKVDSEIPAPATGVLAKILVEEGKTVGVGTPIAVIETDAAAAAGGNGKAEQAAAPAAAAPAPAMTAEAPAPAPAAGGEVVRAGTRFYSPLVREIAKQENISMAELEAIPGSGEGGRVTKKDILAYVEQRKAKPAATAPAPAVAPAKPAAPVAAPAPAAPRPAPAPAPAVTPYDQDRVEVVPMDNMRRRIAEHMVMSKQTSPHVYSVSVCDLTKIVKYRERVKNEFEQREGTKLTYTPFFLEACVRAIREFPLINASLDGSNIIMKKAINLGVAVALDNGLIVPVIKNADALNLVGLARATNDLANRARNKQLKPDEVQGGTFSITNMGSFGNLFGIPVINQPQVAILGIGAIRKTPVVVGEGIAIRDIVYLSLSYDHRLIDGAYGGQFLQRIVEHLESFDLPQ from the coding sequence ATGGCAAAGATAGACATGGTCATGCCGCAAATGGGCGAGAGCATCGCCGAAGGCACGATCCTCAAGTGGCTCAAGAACGTCGGCGACAAGATCGAGCGCGACGAGACGATTCTTGAAATCAGCACGGACAAAGTCGATTCTGAAATACCCGCGCCCGCCACGGGTGTGCTGGCGAAAATCCTCGTGGAAGAAGGCAAAACCGTGGGCGTGGGCACGCCCATCGCTGTGATCGAAACCGACGCTGCCGCAGCAGCCGGTGGCAACGGCAAAGCGGAACAAGCGGCGGCGCCGGCAGCGGCCGCGCCCGCCCCGGCAATGACGGCGGAAGCACCCGCACCGGCACCCGCAGCCGGCGGCGAAGTGGTGCGCGCCGGCACGCGCTTCTACTCGCCGCTGGTGCGCGAGATTGCCAAGCAGGAAAATATTTCGATGGCGGAACTGGAGGCCATTCCCGGTTCGGGTGAGGGCGGCCGCGTCACCAAGAAAGATATTCTCGCTTACGTGGAACAGCGCAAGGCCAAGCCCGCGGCTACCGCTCCCGCACCTGCGGTGGCGCCGGCGAAACCGGCGGCGCCTGTGGCTGCTCCCGCGCCGGCAGCGCCGCGCCCGGCTCCGGCACCCGCGCCGGCCGTGACGCCCTACGATCAGGATCGTGTCGAGGTCGTGCCGATGGACAACATGCGCCGCCGCATCGCCGAGCACATGGTGATGAGCAAACAAACCTCGCCCCACGTGTACTCGGTTTCAGTGTGCGACCTGACCAAGATTGTGAAATACCGCGAGCGCGTCAAAAACGAATTCGAGCAGCGTGAAGGCACCAAGCTCACCTACACGCCCTTCTTTCTGGAGGCCTGCGTGCGCGCCATTCGCGAGTTTCCGTTGATCAACGCCAGCCTCGACGGCAGCAATATCATCATGAAAAAGGCGATCAACCTGGGCGTGGCGGTGGCACTGGACAACGGGCTGATCGTGCCGGTGATCAAGAATGCCGACGCGCTCAACCTGGTGGGCCTGGCGCGCGCCACCAACGATCTTGCCAATCGCGCCCGCAACAAGCAATTGAAGCCCGATGAAGTGCAGGGCGGCACCTTCAGCATCACCAACATGGGCAGCTTCGGCAACCTGTTCGGCATCCCGGTGATCAACCAGCCGCAAGTCGCGATTCTCGGCATCGGCGCGATTCGCAAGACGCCGGTGGTGGTCGGTGAAGGCATCGCGATTCGCGACATTGTCTATTTGTCGCTCTCGTATGATCATCGTCTGATTGACGGCGCCTATGGCGGGCAATTCCTGCAGCGCATCGTGGAACATCTGGAATCATTCGATCTGCCCCAATGA
- the lipA gene encoding lipoyl synthase has protein sequence MSTVLPIINSGQPSPLRVAPRPSWLKVKIPGGEGYHDIKQLVDQHRLHTVCEEARCPNIAECWSRRSATFMILGDICTRSCGFCAVKTGRPSGLDWDEPRRVAEAVARLNLRHAVITSVNRDELPDGGAAIFAATIRAVRVQVPTCSLEVLIPDFKGNEAALHTVLEAQPEILNHNVETIARLYRRVRPQADYRQSLELLQRAKKAGALTKSGFMLGLGETLEEAKELLADLHGTGLDIATIGQYLQPTPAHLPVERFVPPAEFQELKAFGLALGLRHVESGPLVRSSYHADEQAEPVMGR, from the coding sequence ATGAGCACAGTTCTTCCCATCATCAATTCCGGCCAGCCCTCGCCGTTGCGGGTGGCGCCGCGGCCGTCATGGCTCAAGGTCAAAATTCCGGGCGGCGAAGGCTACCACGACATCAAGCAACTCGTCGATCAGCATCGCCTGCACACGGTATGTGAGGAGGCGCGCTGCCCGAACATTGCGGAATGCTGGAGTCGGCGCAGCGCGACCTTCATGATTCTCGGCGACATCTGCACGCGCAGTTGCGGCTTTTGTGCGGTTAAGACCGGCCGGCCGTCGGGCTTGGACTGGGATGAGCCGAGGCGCGTGGCGGAAGCCGTGGCACGGCTGAATCTGCGGCATGCCGTCATTACTTCGGTCAATCGCGATGAATTGCCCGACGGCGGCGCCGCCATCTTCGCGGCCACCATTCGCGCCGTGCGCGTCCAAGTGCCGACCTGCAGCCTCGAGGTGTTGATTCCGGATTTCAAGGGCAACGAAGCGGCGCTGCACACGGTGCTGGAAGCGCAGCCGGAGATTCTCAATCACAACGTCGAAACCATTGCGCGCTTGTATCGCCGCGTGCGGCCGCAGGCGGATTACCGCCAGTCGCTGGAATTGTTACAGCGCGCGAAAAAGGCGGGCGCGCTCACGAAATCAGGTTTCATGCTGGGGTTGGGGGAGACCCTCGAGGAGGCCAAGGAATTGCTGGCTGATCTGCACGGCACCGGGCTGGACATTGCGACCATCGGCCAGTATCTGCAGCCGACGCCCGCGCATCTGCCGGTGGAGCGGTTCGTGCCGCCGGCAGAGTTCCAGGAGTTGAAGGCGTTTGGCTTGGCGCTCGGCCTGCGCCACGTGGAATCCGGGCCGCTGGTGCGCAGCTCTTATCATGCGGATGAACAAGCGGAGCCGGTGATGGGTCGCTGA
- a CDS encoding SPOR domain-containing protein produces the protein MQLSISLTFSLVTLRLFDVQIQNLFGQFTANPSSEIPAQDTPLAKPEERISNKEAATPHAEEPWPENVPPAQVGGYIVIAKVVDREKEAMGYGAKLRQKRIRANYFFVEESRYHVYVGPFYTKGTAQTALRSVRRAGFNEAYLQPTGPQ, from the coding sequence TTGCAACTCAGTATCTCATTGACATTTTCTTTGGTGACGCTGAGGCTGTTCGATGTACAGATTCAAAATTTGTTCGGTCAATTCACCGCGAATCCCTCCAGCGAAATTCCTGCCCAAGACACACCTCTCGCAAAGCCTGAAGAGCGGATTTCTAACAAAGAAGCTGCAACCCCGCATGCGGAAGAACCCTGGCCCGAAAATGTGCCTCCCGCACAGGTTGGTGGCTATATCGTGATTGCCAAGGTTGTTGACAGAGAAAAGGAAGCGATGGGTTACGGAGCCAAGCTTCGGCAGAAGCGAATCAGGGCCAACTACTTTTTTGTTGAGGAATCCCGCTACCATGTCTACGTTGGGCCATTCTATACCAAAGGCACTGCGCAAACGGCGCTGCGATCGGTGCGCCGGGCCGGCTTCAACGAGGCTTACCTGCAGCCAACCGGCCCGCAGTGA
- a CDS encoding heavy-metal-associated domain-containing protein, translated as MKKVVLGGAAMLAMVLVGFLLLPKHGTVQSAVIPVSGMTCDGCATRITQALEELDGVTAAEVSFAKRAASVQFNPAVISETAIAGAITKLGYQAGASNTSTPPAACEPGDQAATGGCCTSKAKPSNT; from the coding sequence GTGAAAAAAGTCGTGCTCGGCGGTGCTGCCATGCTCGCCATGGTGTTGGTGGGTTTTCTGCTGTTGCCGAAACACGGCACGGTGCAAAGTGCAGTGATTCCGGTGTCGGGAATGACGTGTGATGGTTGCGCCACGCGCATCACGCAAGCGCTCGAAGAATTGGACGGCGTTACCGCCGCGGAAGTGAGCTTTGCCAAGCGCGCAGCGAGTGTGCAGTTCAATCCGGCGGTGATTTCAGAAACCGCGATCGCGGGCGCGATCACGAAACTGGGATATCAGGCCGGCGCGTCCAACACCAGCACGCCGCCCGCCGCCTGTGAGCCGGGCGACCAGGCCGCCACCGGCGGTTGCTGCACCTCCAAGGCCAAGCCTTCCAACACCTGA
- a CDS encoding flippase-like domain-containing protein, producing MTLAVTVVTMRLKLIASLLISVIFTYLAFRGIDFTLMWRTLQQANYWLLAPTLLFMYASLWLRAVRWGYFMKPIKPVAVKQLFAAMMIGYYGNNVFPFRLGEVLRAYAVGKSAGVSRMASFATIFVERIIDVISLLLLLGVSLLFHDYPAWIERGGALLLSVTVACTVFIVFLMERTEKTLAFVTRLMRFFPAKVQASVRKLLGSFLEGFGIFKKTEHYWSVVWQSFAIWLCYAAIVFVTLEAFDLNRQYQMPPGASLVILVMTSIAIMVPAAPGYVGSFHWVCQQALVLFGVSASESLGFAVVSHVVNFIPITILGFYYYYHQHLHLREAVAVASAGDLASNGTAPPLPTEVQTVDRQPQSQENSTRI from the coding sequence ATGACTCTTGCGGTTACCGTCGTGACCATGCGACTCAAGCTGATTGCCAGTCTGCTGATCAGCGTGATCTTCACGTATCTCGCTTTTCGCGGGATCGATTTCACGCTGATGTGGCGCACCCTGCAACAAGCCAACTACTGGCTGCTGGCGCCGACCTTGCTGTTCATGTACGCCAGCTTATGGCTGCGTGCCGTGCGTTGGGGCTACTTCATGAAGCCGATCAAACCGGTTGCGGTGAAGCAACTGTTTGCGGCCATGATGATCGGCTACTACGGCAACAACGTCTTTCCCTTCCGGTTGGGAGAAGTGTTGCGCGCCTACGCGGTCGGCAAGTCCGCAGGCGTGTCGCGCATGGCCTCCTTCGCGACGATCTTCGTCGAGCGCATCATTGATGTCATTTCCCTGCTGCTGCTGCTCGGCGTGTCGTTGCTGTTTCACGACTATCCCGCCTGGATCGAACGCGGCGGTGCACTACTGCTCAGCGTCACGGTGGCCTGCACCGTGTTCATCGTCTTCCTGATGGAACGCACGGAAAAGACACTCGCCTTCGTCACCCGGCTCATGCGCTTTTTCCCCGCGAAGGTGCAAGCCTCGGTGCGCAAACTGCTCGGCTCATTTTTGGAAGGCTTTGGCATTTTCAAGAAGACGGAGCATTACTGGTCGGTGGTCTGGCAATCGTTCGCCATCTGGCTCTGCTATGCCGCGATTGTGTTCGTGACGCTCGAGGCCTTCGACCTCAACCGCCAGTATCAAATGCCGCCGGGCGCCAGTTTGGTCATCCTGGTGATGACCAGCATCGCGATCATGGTGCCGGCCGCCCCCGGTTACGTCGGCTCGTTTCACTGGGTTTGCCAGCAAGCGCTGGTGCTCTTCGGTGTCTCCGCCAGTGAATCACTGGGCTTTGCCGTGGTTTCCCACGTGGTGAATTTCATTCCGATCACGATCCTGGGTTTTTATTACTACTATCACCAGCATCTGCATCTGCGCGAGGCAGTAGCCGTTGCCTCTGCCGGCGATTTGGCTTCCAACGGGACGGCGCCTCCTCTCCCGACCGAGGTACAAACCGTCGACCGCCAACCACAATCCCAAGAGAATTCAACCCGCATCTGA
- a CDS encoding MFS transporter: MPLADQSRAVLLVTLAIFLQVLLAALDTTIVSTAMPTVAAALGGMHLYSGVFSAYMIASTIATPIAGKLSDQFNRKKMYLASITAFLATSMLCGVAPSMIWLIVCRALQGLAGGTMFAISLSLVAVLYAPHERGKIQGIISSLWAIASMIGPPLGGYVVQHLSWRWAFYLNLPVGILAMAFIHRFLHDPATAGRQASIDYAGAAVLTTLVAGVMVLSNNLQAFSRLALLLSGAALVALLLVLVRIERRAAAPIMPLALLRQGDIAAANLTTFVTGICTFGFIVFAPLFVQGVLSGTATAAGLVLIPLSIGWGGGSFSSAHFLNRVGYRPVAMLGALFMIAGFGYLSFAMHSPTFAGIATVGFVIGTGMGLATNVITVAVQNSAAPQHIGTATSSTIFSRALGGAVGVSMLGAILAGRVAALVGGPAAGGANGGLAEIRALLLPETRAQIPPESFVHLQHGLAEGLHTVFAVCGVLSLAAFLVTLRVSARRPHEESKTLHSTVH, from the coding sequence ATGCCTCTCGCCGATCAATCCCGCGCGGTTCTGCTGGTCACCCTTGCCATTTTTCTGCAGGTGCTGCTGGCGGCGCTGGACACCACCATTGTCAGCACCGCCATGCCCACGGTCGCCGCGGCGCTTGGCGGCATGCACTTGTACAGCGGCGTGTTTTCGGCTTACATGATCGCCAGCACCATCGCCACTCCCATTGCCGGCAAGCTCTCCGATCAATTCAACCGTAAGAAGATGTACCTGGCGAGCATCACCGCGTTTTTGGCGACTTCGATGCTGTGCGGCGTGGCGCCCAGCATGATCTGGCTCATTGTCTGCCGCGCGCTGCAGGGCTTGGCCGGCGGCACGATGTTCGCGATTTCATTGAGCCTGGTCGCGGTGCTTTATGCCCCGCACGAACGCGGCAAGATTCAGGGCATCATCAGCTCCTTGTGGGCGATTGCCAGCATGATCGGCCCCCCGCTCGGCGGCTACGTCGTGCAGCATCTTTCCTGGCGCTGGGCGTTTTATCTCAACCTGCCGGTCGGCATTCTGGCGATGGCTTTCATTCATCGTTTTCTGCATGATCCCGCCACCGCCGGCCGGCAGGCCTCCATCGATTATGCCGGCGCTGCAGTGCTCACCACGCTGGTGGCGGGCGTGATGGTTTTATCGAACAATCTGCAAGCCTTCTCCCGCCTGGCGTTGTTGCTGTCTGGCGCGGCCTTGGTGGCGCTGCTGCTGGTATTGGTGCGCATCGAGCGGCGCGCGGCGGCGCCCATCATGCCGCTGGCATTGTTGCGCCAGGGCGATATCGCCGCCGCTAATCTGACCACATTTGTCACCGGCATTTGTACGTTCGGCTTCATCGTTTTCGCGCCGCTGTTTGTGCAGGGCGTGTTGTCCGGCACTGCCACCGCGGCGGGATTGGTGTTGATACCGCTCAGCATCGGCTGGGGAGGAGGCAGCTTTTCTTCGGCGCACTTTCTGAATCGCGTGGGCTACCGGCCGGTGGCCATGCTGGGCGCGTTGTTCATGATCGCCGGATTCGGCTACCTGAGTTTTGCCATGCATTCGCCCACTTTCGCCGGGATTGCCACGGTGGGTTTCGTGATCGGCACCGGCATGGGTTTGGCCACCAATGTGATCACTGTGGCCGTGCAGAACAGTGCCGCGCCGCAACACATCGGTACCGCCACGTCGTCGACGATTTTCTCCCGCGCACTCGGCGGCGCGGTGGGCGTCAGTATGCTCGGCGCGATTCTGGCCGGTCGCGTGGCTGCGCTGGTCGGCGGCCCGGCGGCCGGCGGCGCCAATGGCGGCTTGGCGGAGATTCGCGCCCTGCTGCTGCCGGAGACACGCGCGCAGATTCCGCCGGAATCGTTCGTGCATTTGCAGCATGGCCTGGCCGAAGGCCTGCACACCGTGTTTGCCGTTTGTGGTGTGCTTTCGCTCGCCGCATTCCTGGTGACCTTGCGGGTTTCGGCGCGGCGGCCGCACGAGGAGAGCAAGACCCTTCATTCAACCGTTCATTAG
- a CDS encoding alkaline phosphatase family protein codes for MRILLLFIDGLGIGERDPQKNPLARYHSRWLQIFQDEPAARVPGGGIVVPTHVDMGVAGLPQSATGQTALFTGRNAAAEVGHHVSALPTPTLRRLLDESSLFKTVAALGKRGVFANALSQEYFERRREHISASTRALLAGGFPWLSLDDLRAGRAVSHDLTNQFLRDLGDHVPLRTPVESGRILTAIAQQADFTLFEFFLTDMVGHSRDLEEARLVVERLDLLLDTVLADINPAETVVVLTSDHGNFEDLSVKTHTTNLVPSIFWGVPPAFPLPATLRIEAVAPLLLELLAF; via the coding sequence ATGCGCATTCTTCTCCTTTTCATCGACGGCCTTGGGATTGGCGAGCGCGACCCGCAAAAGAATCCGCTCGCGCGCTATCATTCCCGCTGGCTGCAGATCTTCCAGGATGAGCCGGCGGCACGTGTGCCTGGCGGCGGCATTGTCGTGCCCACGCATGTCGATATGGGCGTTGCCGGGCTGCCGCAAAGCGCCACCGGGCAAACCGCGTTGTTCACCGGCCGCAATGCCGCTGCCGAAGTCGGCCATCACGTTTCCGCGCTGCCCACGCCGACGCTGCGCCGCCTGTTGGATGAATCGAGCCTCTTCAAGACCGTGGCGGCGCTGGGCAAACGCGGCGTGTTTGCCAACGCCCTCTCTCAGGAATACTTCGAGCGCCGGCGTGAGCACATCTCCGCCAGCACGCGGGCGTTGCTCGCCGGCGGTTTCCCCTGGCTGAGCCTCGATGATCTGCGCGCCGGCCGCGCGGTATCGCATGATCTCACCAACCAATTCCTGCGCGACCTGGGCGATCACGTTCCGCTGCGCACGCCCGTTGAAAGCGGCCGCATCCTCACCGCCATCGCGCAACAAGCAGACTTCACCCTCTTTGAATTCTTTCTGACGGATATGGTAGGCCACAGCCGCGACCTTGAGGAAGCCCGGCTGGTGGTTGAGCGGTTGGACCTGCTGCTGGACACCGTGCTGGCTGATATCAATCCCGCTGAAACCGTCGTGGTACTCACCAGCGATCACGGCAATTTCGAAGATCTCTCCGTGAAAACGCATACCACCAATCTGGTTCCCTCCATTTTTTGGGGTGTGCCGCCGGCATTTCCGCTGCCCGCCACCCTGCGCATCGAAGCCGTTGCCCCGCTGCTGCTCGAACTGCTCGCGTTTTGA